The following proteins are co-located in the Xyrauchen texanus isolate HMW12.3.18 chromosome 41, RBS_HiC_50CHRs, whole genome shotgun sequence genome:
- the cremb gene encoding cAMP responsive element modulator b isoform X1 translates to MAVTGDETESATTADMSSYQIHSSTSRSSKVMGSSPDSLPSPQELAEEASRKRELRLLKNREAARECRQKKKEYVKCLENRVAVLEKQNMMLIEELKALKNLYSHKNE, encoded by the exons CCACTACTGCAGATATGTCGTCGTATCAGATTCACTCTTCTACCTCTAGGAGTTCCAAGGTGATGGGTAGCTCACCTGACTCTTTACCCAGCCCTCAGGAACTGGCTGAGGAGGCATCACGCAAGAGGGAACTCCGTCTGTTGAAAAACAG GGAGGCTGCCCGGGAATGCcgtcagaagaagaaagaatatGTCAAATGTCTCGAGAACAGAGTTGCTGtacttgaaaaacaaaacatgatgcTCATCGAAGAACTCAAGGCTCTTAAAAATCTGTATTCTCACAAAAATGAATAG
- the cremb gene encoding cAMP responsive element modulator b isoform X2 codes for MSSYQIHSSTSRSSKVMGSSPDSLPSPQELAEEASRKRELRLLKNREAARECRQKKKEYVKCLENRVAVLEKQNMMLIEELKALKNLYSHKNE; via the exons ATGTCGTCGTATCAGATTCACTCTTCTACCTCTAGGAGTTCCAAGGTGATGGGTAGCTCACCTGACTCTTTACCCAGCCCTCAGGAACTGGCTGAGGAGGCATCACGCAAGAGGGAACTCCGTCTGTTGAAAAACAG GGAGGCTGCCCGGGAATGCcgtcagaagaagaaagaatatGTCAAATGTCTCGAGAACAGAGTTGCTGtacttgaaaaacaaaacatgatgcTCATCGAAGAACTCAAGGCTCTTAAAAATCTGTATTCTCACAAAAATGAATAG